TGATAAGGGGAAGAAATTGGGATATCGATCATCTTCGAAGATGCACAGAACACCCGAATCTTTCAAGTCTTCCATGGCCAACCGCATCCTCTTCCAGATTTTCAGACACACCCTCCGGGACAGGCGCAGGATTAAAAAAAAGTGGAGTTGACGGGGATCGAACCCGTGACCTCTTGACTGCCAGTCAAGTGCTCTCCCAGCTGAGCTACAACCCCAACTACCGAGATATTATCAATTAATCCCGATTCGTCAAGAATAAAATCCACTCAGCCCGATTATTGGGTGTCTATTGTCGTTCAAACTGGTTTTCAGACCATCTGGACCCTGGCCATCAATTCGTCCACAGCTGTAAGCAGTTCCTCGGGTCTGTAAGGCTTGGTGATATACTTTGAGACTCCCTCTTCGAACGCCATCTGATAATCCTTCTCATTCACCCTGGCAGTCAGAAAGATGACGGGCGTATCAAACATCTGAACAGATTCTGATAATCTGCGAGCTACCGCGTGCCCGTCTCCAGCTGGCATTCCAATATCCAGGATTATAAGATCAGGTCTCTCTCTGAATGCAACATTCGTTGCCTGGACCCCATCCATTGCCGTAACAACCTCATAACCATTTGCTTTCAACCTGAGGCTCACTGTCTTTACGATCTCGGCCTCGTCGTCCACTACGAGGATCTTCCCCTTTGACATATCTTCACGCCTCCTTTTAATCGGAACTCTTTCCCGACAAGGCTTTCTCCAGGCCTTCAACCGTTCTCAATCTGTCTTCATCGAGGAGTATCCCGATTTTCTCCAGGAAGACGTTCACATCAAACGGTTTGGCGATATAGTCATCGGCCCCGAGTTCCATCAGTTCAGAGAATCTTTCCTTATCGCCGGAAATCAGCAGTACTTTTGTTTCCGATGCAGAATCACTTTTCTTTATCTGCCTTAACACCTGAGCAATATCACAATAAGGCATGTTTATATCCAACACTACGAGATCCGGCTTGAAATTACCGTAACGAATGCAGGCATCGTAACCATCGAGAGTCTGTTCCATTTCGATTGGGAAATTACTCGTCGTCAGTATTGATCTGATCATGTTCAATACCCCGATATCATCATCGACGACCAGTACCTTCTTTTTAGTTTCAACACTCCTGACCAGAGAAAGATCTTCGATAGCAAGTCCAGCCCACTTCTCAGCACTCCTTGAAAGATCGATCTCCATGACAAATAGTTTCGAAGTGATATCTACCCCGGCTTTATTAAGCAGATATCTATGCATCGCGCCTTTCAACACCTCGACACCTTTATCCCCACCTTCGATCAGAGCAGCGAGAGAATTCATAGATGTCAATCTGATGATATCAACATCAGAATGGCCTGCCTCTTCCAAGATTTTCTCTTCGAGCTCCCCAAACAAGCCTTCCATTTTCAATCCATCATATCGTGGTGATCTTACCAGGAATGATTCAATTTTGATCATCAACAGGATTTGTTTTTTCTCTGATTTTTCCATCCCGGCAAGAGCATCATGTATCACAGACCTGAAAAGCAATTCATCAGAATACTTCGGAAGTGAAAAAGTGAATATGCTTCCCTTATCAGGCTCACTCCTCACAGATATCGTGCCTTCGTTCATCTCAATCAGCTTCCGTGCTATAGCAAGTCCTAGCCCTGTACCCTGCGAACCTGGACCGTAACATCTTCCGATCTGTGTAAACCGTTCGAATATCTTTCCCTGTTCCTCTACAGCTATTCCTGGCCCATCGTCCTCGATTTCCACCACAACTCGATCCTTCCTGACTAATCCCCTTATGATTGTTGCGCCCCCGGCTTGCACGTATTTATTCGCGTTCCCAAGAAGATTTACCAGTACACGGATAATCAGACCTTCATCACAGATAACACTTCCTGCAGGCAATTCGATATCGATATTCAGGTTCTGTTCTTTTGCCGCAAATCGAGGTTTGAAATCCCTGTACTGAGCTTTCAGGACCCGTTCGATATCTACTTTTCTCCTTTTCAGAGACACTCTACCCGACTCCATCTTCTGAAGATCCAGGATCTCGTTTATCAGGTCTCCCAGCCTGTCACAATTATTGAGTGCGGAATCGAGGTATTCCTCCTGTTCCATCGTGACTGGACCACCGAATCCGTCCTTCGTTAGGGATACGAATTCACGTATTATCGTCAGGGGTGTCCGTAATTCATGAGATGCTGTCGATATAAATTCGCTTTTTATGTTATCGAGCTCTTTCAACTTCCGGTTCGCTTCCATCAACTTCTCGTTATCCATCCTGATCTTTTCACGCAGCTTCATCACTTCCTGCTGCGCGCTGTATTTATCGAGAGCTTTTTGTATCATGTCAGGCAGCACATCGTAAAACATAGTGTCTTTCACGACATAATCGTAAGCGCCCTTCTGCAAAGCGTGGACCGCGACTCTCTCATTTCCCTGGTTAGTCATCACAATCACAATCGAATCCGTACCCATTACATCCAGCAGATCAAGACCGTTTCCGTCAGGTAGTCGGTAATTCGTTAAAATCACTTTAAAATGACTTTTCTTCAACTCTATTGTCGCATTTTCGA
This Candidatus Latescibacterota bacterium DNA region includes the following protein-coding sequences:
- a CDS encoding response regulator, with the translated sequence MSKGKILVVDDEAEIVKTVSLRLKANGYEVVTAMDGVQATNVAFRERPDLIILDIGMPAGDGHAVARRLSESVQMFDTPVIFLTARVNEKDYQMAFEEGVSKYITKPYRPEELLTAVDELMARVQMV
- a CDS encoding response regulator; the protein is MSVEGDNLKTAGESVNILIVEDNPDHALLASISLEKNALWNPVIVDNLENATIELKKSHFKVILTNYRLPDGNGLDLLDVMGTDSIVIVMTNQGNERVAVHALQKGAYDYVVKDTMFYDVLPDMIQKALDKYSAQQEVMKLREKIRMDNEKLMEANRKLKELDNIKSEFISTASHELRTPLTIIREFVSLTKDGFGGPVTMEQEEYLDSALNNCDRLGDLINEILDLQKMESGRVSLKRRKVDIERVLKAQYRDFKPRFAAKEQNLNIDIELPAGSVICDEGLIIRVLVNLLGNANKYVQAGGATIIRGLVRKDRVVVEIEDDGPGIAVEEQGKIFERFTQIGRCYGPGSQGTGLGLAIARKLIEMNEGTISVRSEPDKGSIFTFSLPKYSDELLFRSVIHDALAGMEKSEKKQILLMIKIESFLVRSPRYDGLKMEGLFGELEEKILEEAGHSDVDIIRLTSMNSLAALIEGGDKGVEVLKGAMHRYLLNKAGVDITSKLFVMEIDLSRSAEKWAGLAIEDLSLVRSVETKKKVLVVDDDIGVLNMIRSILTTSNFPIEMEQTLDGYDACIRYGNFKPDLVVLDINMPYCDIAQVLRQIKKSDSASETKVLLISGDKERFSELMELGADDYIAKPFDVNVFLEKIGILLDEDRLRTVEGLEKALSGKSSD